The Cryptococcus decagattii chromosome 14, complete sequence genome window below encodes:
- a CDS encoding adenosylhomocysteinase, which produces MSNYKVADISLAAFGRKEIELAEHEMPGLMYLREKYAQSQPLKGARIAGCLHMTIQTAVLIETLTALGAQVTWSSCNIFSTQDHAAAAIAATGVPVFAWKGETEEEYLWCIDQTLKAFPGGQALNMILDDGGDLTSLVHEKYPELLNDVKGVSEETTTGVHHLYKMFKDGKLKVPAINVNDSVTKSKFDNYYGCRESLVDGIKRATDVMLAGKVAVVAGFGDVGKGCAESLRSYGARVIVTEIDPINALQAAMAGYEVTTMEEAAPRGNVFVTTTGCRDIITGAHFEAMPEDAIVSNIGHFDVEIDVAWLKANAVECVNIKPQVDRFTMKSGRHVILLAEGRLVNLGCGTGHPSFVMSCSFANQVLAQIALWTNPQAYPLGVHMLPKSLDEEVARAHLAQLGIKLTTMTKVQADYLGLPVQGPYKPDHYRY; this is translated from the exons ATG TCTAACTACAAGGTCGCCGACATCTCTCTTGCCGCTTTCGGCCGAAAGGAGATTGAGCTCGCTGAACACGAGATGCCCGGTCTCATGTACCTCCGTGAGAAGTACGCCCAGTCCCAGCCCCTCAAGGGTGCCAGGATTGCTGGTTGTCTCCACAT GACCATCCAGACCGCTGTTCTCATCGAGACCCTTACCGCTCTCGGTGCCCAGGTTACCTGGTCTTCCTGCAACATCTTCTCTACCCAGGACCATGCCGCTGCCGCCATCGCCGCCACTGGTGTCCCTGTCTTCGCCTGGAAGGGTGAGACCGAGGAGGAGTACCTCTGGTGTATCGACCAGACCCTTAAGGCTTTCCCCGGAGGCCAGGCTCTTAACATGATCCTCGATGACGGTGGTGACCTCACCTCTTTGGTTCACGAGAAGTACCCCGAGCTCCTCAACG ACGTCAAGGGTGTTTCTGAGGAGACCACCACCGGTGTCCACCACCTTTACAAGATGTTCAAGGACGGCAAGCTCAAGGTCCCTGCTATCAATGTTAACGATTCCGTGACTAAGTCTAAGTTCGACAACTACTACGGTTGCCGAGAGTCCCTTGTTGACGGTATCAAGCGAGCCACCGACGTGATGCTTGCCGGTAAGGTCGCTGTCGTTGCTGGTTTCGGTGATGTCGGTAAGGGTTGTGCCGAGTCCCTCCGATCTTACGGTGCCCGAGTCATCGTTACGGAGATCGACCCCATCAACGCTCTCCAGGCCGCTATGGCCGGTTATGAAGTCACCACCATGGAGGAGGCTGCTCCCCGTGGTAACGTCTTCGTTACCACCACTGGCTGCAGGGACATCATCACTGGCGCCCACTTCGAGGCCATGCCTGAGGACGCTATCGTCTCCAA CATCGGCCACTTCGACGTTGAGATCGACGTTGCTTGGCTCAAGGCCAACGCCGTTGAGTGCGTTAACATCAAGCCCCAGGTTGACCGATTCACCATGAAGAGCGGCCGACACGTTATCCTCCTCGCCGAGGGTCGTCTTGTCAACCTTGGTTGTGGTACCGGCCACCCCTCTTTCG TTATGTCCTGCTCTTTTGCCAACCAGGTTTTGGCTCAGATCGCCCTTTGGACTAACCCCCAGGCTTACCCTCTCGGTGTCCACATGCTCCCCAAGTCTCTTGACGAGGAGGTTGCACGTGCCCACTTGGCTCAGCTCGGCATTAAGCTCACCACCATGACTAAGGTTCAGGCCGACTACCTCGGTTTGCCCGTCCAGGGTCCTTACAAGCCTGACCACTAC AGGTACTAA